One window of the Sciurus carolinensis chromosome 8, mSciCar1.2, whole genome shotgun sequence genome contains the following:
- the Tra2a gene encoding transformer-2 protein homolog alpha isoform X1, whose amino-acid sequence MGVVVHARRLGRLRQEDPKESRSQSKSPTGTPARVKSESRSGSRSPSRVSKHSESHSRSRSKSRSRSRRHSHRRYTRSRSHSHSHRRRSRSRSYTPEYRRRRSRSHSPMSNRRRHTGSRANPDPNTCLGVFGLSLYTTERDLREVFSRYGPLSGVNVVYDQRTGRSRGFAFVYFERIDDSKEAMERANGMELDGRRIRVDYSITKRAHTPTPGIYMGRPTHSGGGGGGGGGGGGGGGGRRRDSYYDRGYDRGYDRYEDYDYRYRRRSPSPYYSRYRSRSRSRSYSPRRY is encoded by the exons atgggtgtggtggtgcatgccaggagacttgggagactgagacaggaggatcccaag GAGTCTCGCTCTCAGTCAAAATCTCCAACGGGAACTCCTGCTCGTGTAAAATCGGAGAGCAGGTCAGGATCTCGTAGTCCATCAAGGGTTTCCAAACACTCTGAATCCCATTCTCGGTCAAGATCAAAATCCAG GTCAAGGTCAAGAAGGCATTCTCATAGACGTTACACTCGATCCAGATCCCACTCTCACTCTCATAGGAGAAGATCTCGAAGTAGGTCATATACACCAGAATACCGCCGGCGAAGGAGCCGAAGTCACTCTCCAATGTCTAACCGGAGAAGACATACAGGCAGCAGG GCGAATCCAGATCCCAACACTTGTCTTGGAGTGTTTggcctcagtttatacacaacaGAGAGAGATCTTCGTGAAGTATTTTCTAGATATGGACCATTGAGTGGTGTCAATGTGGTTTATGATCAACGAACTGGACGCTCACGGGGATttgcttttgtgtattttgagAGAATAGATGACTCAAAGGAG GCTATGGAAAGGGCAAACGGAATGGAGCTGGATGGTAGAAGAATTCGTGTGGATTATTCTATCACAAAGAGAGCACACACACCTACACCAGGCATCTACATGGGCAGACCAACTCA TAGTGGCGGCGGCGGTGGTGGCGgcggtggtggtggaggtggaggtggtggcagACGTCGAGATTCTTACTATGATAGAGGATATGATCGTGGATATGACAGATATGAAGACTATGATTACCGGTACAG aaGGAGGTCACCTTCTCCTTATTATAGTCGATACAGATCACGATCAAGATCTCGCTCCTACAGCCCAA gacGCTATTGA
- the Tra2a gene encoding transformer-2 protein homolog alpha isoform X2, producing the protein MSDVEENNFEGRESRSQSKSPTGTPARVKSESRSGSRSPSRVSKHSESHSRSRSKSRSRSRRHSHRRYTRSRSHSHSHRRRSRSRSYTPEYRRRRSRSHSPMSNRRRHTGSRANPDPNTCLGVFGLSLYTTERDLREVFSRYGPLSGVNVVYDQRTGRSRGFAFVYFERIDDSKEAMERANGMELDGRRIRVDYSITKRAHTPTPGIYMGRPTHSGGGGGGGGGGGGGGGGRRRDSYYDRGYDRGYDRYEDYDYRYRRRSPSPYYSRYRSRSRSRSYSPRRY; encoded by the exons ATGAGTGATGTAGAGGAGAACAACTTCGAGGGCAGA GAGTCTCGCTCTCAGTCAAAATCTCCAACGGGAACTCCTGCTCGTGTAAAATCGGAGAGCAGGTCAGGATCTCGTAGTCCATCAAGGGTTTCCAAACACTCTGAATCCCATTCTCGGTCAAGATCAAAATCCAG GTCAAGGTCAAGAAGGCATTCTCATAGACGTTACACTCGATCCAGATCCCACTCTCACTCTCATAGGAGAAGATCTCGAAGTAGGTCATATACACCAGAATACCGCCGGCGAAGGAGCCGAAGTCACTCTCCAATGTCTAACCGGAGAAGACATACAGGCAGCAGG GCGAATCCAGATCCCAACACTTGTCTTGGAGTGTTTggcctcagtttatacacaacaGAGAGAGATCTTCGTGAAGTATTTTCTAGATATGGACCATTGAGTGGTGTCAATGTGGTTTATGATCAACGAACTGGACGCTCACGGGGATttgcttttgtgtattttgagAGAATAGATGACTCAAAGGAG GCTATGGAAAGGGCAAACGGAATGGAGCTGGATGGTAGAAGAATTCGTGTGGATTATTCTATCACAAAGAGAGCACACACACCTACACCAGGCATCTACATGGGCAGACCAACTCA TAGTGGCGGCGGCGGTGGTGGCGgcggtggtggtggaggtggaggtggtggcagACGTCGAGATTCTTACTATGATAGAGGATATGATCGTGGATATGACAGATATGAAGACTATGATTACCGGTACAG aaGGAGGTCACCTTCTCCTTATTATAGTCGATACAGATCACGATCAAGATCTCGCTCCTACAGCCCAA gacGCTATTGA